A genomic region of Denticeps clupeoides chromosome 9, fDenClu1.1, whole genome shotgun sequence contains the following coding sequences:
- the ctdsp1 gene encoding uncharacterized protein ctdsp1 isoform X2, producing the protein MSTCAVLLVSQAGCRLSETPQPPLQIDLSEARKPCRHWRLSGGTSHLKEHLDSSDFCHAKDLESPLLHTTFVQTVVLEESMPAENYADQSKQGEQGELRSTWESFDHASDSCMNSVERRNSEDLAENHKLQEQTIHLELCYQVNGEKPEHVLAELSEESSEPCITSEHSESSELSQRDLSENLTLSIPSDMSTLLSPNSSTEQCVLTEDVQTSDLDNSQQMCAIDLGTEGSESTEQLKPPEHLEPPEYNELRGPHTKHPDICEEHECLHEVSLQCEQLNFCEDSLEDPAQQSCGQVSEDACECDYQLSTGSCPPSEHSMASENQMSHVQNDTTADKSMDDFEVCEGNEPFEVGDREEQCVPGEDLVRSSARPQQSERSGEDSECSLVADSQPSEGFAEHCEPSEQCKPCQHLACSYAECRCPSKINTLPEGSQPVQSSPKPEQRAEQDILFCGSMDIFETLWLSQFLIQKKPESLQALEELDCCAHCELPVASPGKVDGNEQMECCEHFVKEEQDASELYGPGLQNSELSDCCSSCKSDGVSEEGSTGCEDPCEQSGVCKIDQECDVHEACVEEYSDGSLESFLDPNIFLEINVEEIISDISTLYEPIEGDSLDSSSEEDYLTCNDRMQYGSETEESFKSCSDEAESDENCSDESDVEKANPFKSEETDAFVHLSMQKMSLMSAYDKIETCHFNVEEHVSSQDDSCEHMTAYEIDQYFKSGNIETGVFGCEGYESSFEEELEGSCPEVEVSHPSCEDDTSAPHIDAEDPEACTGTGDVYGLGLDKDRVAEDEASTSFWTTEHLDKCSDRKIISESGSPKSSVEQCSCSAENACAQSACLLDIICGPLIDVGPCERGEACAEAEKETNETWPVEKGSSDVCSDESHSEESEQKDLDVVLSSQTGFQSADGDIFTEADEPDETNDQSRPHIPYGIEVDVNDGNEAFDASELSQDQIEELEDYANVYTKPCQPEGSSQLIELSRPEHLSADAMIYEESIENCAEQNVENNECGTTHEFFKIADERHNSEASDASEYESDDEELPETCQCDFCLPSIEQVPAKPLLAQVKSKDAGKICVVIDLDETLVHSSFKPVNNADFIIPVEIDGTVHQVYVLKRPHVDEFLKRMGELFECVLFTASLAKDTELLDLIPFFERLSKVDDVYAVLKQHRTTS; encoded by the exons ATGTCAACGTGTGCAGTCCTGCTGGTGTCTCAGGCAGGCTGTCGGCTCAGTGAAACACCCCAGCCCCCTCTCCAGATAGATCTGTCTGAAGCTCGCAAACCTTGCAGACATTGGCGACTTTCTGGAGGGACCAGTCATCTAAAAGAACATCTTGATTCTTCTGATTTCTGCCACGCCAAGGACTTGGAATCTCCTCTTTTACATACCACGTTTGTGCAAACTGTGGTCCTGGAAGAAAGCATGCCAGCAGAAAATTATGCAGATCAGTCCAAGCAAGGGGAGCAAGGAGAGCTCAGAAGTACTTGGGAATCTTTTGATCATGCTTCAGATTCTTGTATGAATTCTGTGGAAAGAAGGAACTCAGAGGACCTTGCAGAAAACCATAAGCTCCAAGAACAAACCATTCATCTGGAACTGTGCTACCAAGTGAATGGAGAAAAACCTGAACATGTGCTAGCAGAGTTGAGTGAAGAAAGCAGTGAGCCCTGCATCACTTCTGAACACAGTGAGTCTTCCGAATTAAGCCAACGTGATCTTTCTGAGAACTTAACGTTGTCCATACCTTCTGATATGTCCACCCTCCTAAGTCCTAATTCATCGACAGAACAGTGTGTATTAACTGAAGATGTTCAGACCTCAGACCTTGATAATTCTCAGCAAATGTGTGCTATTGATCTCGGCACAGAGGGCAGCGAGTCCACGGAGCAACTCAAGCCCCCAGAACATCTTGAACCTCCGGAATATAATGAGCTGAGGGGACCTCATACCAAACATCCAGACATATGTGAAGAGCACGAGTGTCTCCACGAGGTCTCCCTTCAATGTGAACAGCTCAATTTCTGTGAAGATTCCTTGGAAGATCCTGCGCAGCAGTCCTGCGGCCAAGTTTCTGAGGACGCGTGCGAATGCGATTATCAACTTAGCACAGGAAGCTGCCCGCCCTCTGAACACAGCATGGCATCAGAAAACCAAAtgtcacatgtgcaaaatgaCACCACAGCAGACAAATCGATGGATGACTTTGAAGTTTGTGAAGGAAACGAGCCATTTGAAGTAGGTGATCGCGAGGAGCAGTGCGTTCCCGGTGAAGATCTGGTCCGGTCGTCTGCGCGACCACAGCAAAGTGAGCGTTCGGGCGAAGATTCGGAATGCAGCCTTGTTGCAGACTCTCAGCCCTCCGAAGGCTTTGCCGAACATTGTGAGCCCTCAGAACAATGCAAGCCATGTCAACACTTGGCCTGCAGCTATGCTGAGTGCCGCTGCCCGTCCAAAATAAACACGCTGCCTGAAGGAAGCCAACCTGTGCAGAGCAGTCCGAAGCCTGAACAAAGGGCCGAGCAGGACATTCTATTTTGTGGCTCGATGGACATATTTGAGACACTCTGGCTGTCTCAGTTCCTAATTCAGAAGAAGCCAGAGAGCTTACAGGCATTAGAAGAACTCGATTGCTGTGCTCACTGTGAGCTTCCTGTTGCTTCTCCTGGAAAGGTGGATGGGAATGAGCAAATGGAGTGTTGTGAACACTTTGTCAAAGAAGAACAAGATGCTTCTGAACTGTATGGTCCTGGCCTTCAAAACAGTGAGCTCTCTGATTGTTGTAGCTCTTGTAAATCAGATGGTGTTTCCGAAGAAGGTTCAACTGGTTGTGAAGATCCGTGTGAGCAGAGTGGCGTATGCAAGATTGATCAAGAATGCGACGTGCATGAAGCCTGTGTTGAAGAATACTCTGATGGTTCTTTGGAATCTTTTTTGGATCCAAATATCTTCCTTGAGATCAATGTTGAAGAAATTATTTCAGATATTAGCACATTGTATGAACCCATAGAAGGTGATTCGCTGGATTCATCCAGTGAAGAGGATTACCTTACCTGTAATGACAGGATGCAATATGGGTCCGAAACTGAAGAATCGTTTAAATCCTGCTCTGATGAAGCAGAATCAGATGAAAACTGTTCTGATGAATCTGATGTTGAAAAAGCCAACCCTTTTAAGTCTGAGGAGACTGATGCTTTTGTTCATCTTTCCATGCAGAAGATGTCTCTAATGTCAGCTTATGACAAGATTGAAACATGTCACTTCAATGTGGAAGAGCATGTGAGCTCTCAAGACGATTCATGTGAACATATGACTGCATATGAGATAGATCAATATTTTAAGTCGGGAAACATAGAAACAGGAGTCTTTGGATGTGAAGGCTATGAATCCAGTTTTGAAGAAGAGCTTGAAGGTTCGTGTCCCGAGGTAGAGGTCAGTCACCCCAGCTGTGAAGATGACACTAGTGCACCACATATAGATGCTGAGGATCCTGAAGCCTGCACAGGGACAGGTGATGTTTATGGACTAGGCTTAGACAAGGATAGGGTTGCTGAGGATGAAGCATCCACATCTTTTTGGACAACGGAGCATTTGGATAAATGTTCTGATAGAAAGATCATTTCTGAGAGTGGAAGTCCAAAGTCCTCTGTGGAACAATGCAGTTGCTCTGCAGAGAATGCCTGTGCCCAAAGTGCCTGTCTGCTGGATATTATATGTGGTCCGTTGATTGATGTAGGGCCTTGTGAAAGAGGAGAAGCCTGTGctgaagctgaaaaagaaaccaaTGAAACATGGCCTGTGGAAAAAGGAAGCTCAGATGTATGCTCAGATGAATCTCATTCAGAGGAAAGTGAACAAAAGGATTTGGACGTGGTTCTGTCTTCTCAAACGGGCTTTCAAAGTGCAGATGGAGACATCTTCACAGAAGCTGATGAGCCAGACGAAACAAATGATCAAAGCAGGCCCCATATACCCTATGGTATAGAGGTAGACGTTAATGATGGAAACGAAGCGTTTGACGCTTCTGAGCTTTCCCAAGATCAGATAGAGGAGTTGGAGGACTACGCTAACGTCTACACCAAACCCTGTCAACCAGAAGGTTCATCTCAGCTTATTGAATTAAGCAGACCTGAGCATCTGTCAGCAGACGCAATGATATACGAGGAATCCATTGAAAACTGTGCCGAACAAAACGTGGAGAACAATGAGTGCGGCACAACTCATGAATTCTTTAAGATCGCCGATGAAAGACACAACAGTGAGGCGAGCGACGCCTCTGAATACGAGTCCGATGACGAGGAGCTCCCTGAAACGTGCCAGTGTGATTTTTGTCTCCCATCTATTGAGCAG GTCCCAGCTAAGCCGCTGCTTGCTCAGGTTAAGTCTAAAGATGCAGGGAAGATCTGTGTAGTAATCGATCTCGACGAAACACTAGTCCACAGTTCATTCAAG CCGGTGAACAATGCAGATTTTATCATTCCAGTGGAAATTGATGGAACGGTTCACCAG GTCTATGTGTTGAAGAGGCCCCATGTGGACGAGTTCCTTAAACGGATGGGTGAATTGTTTGAATGTGTGCTTTTCACTGCCAGCTTAGCCAAG GACACAGAGCTGCTCGATCTCATCCCCTTCTTCGAGAGACTGAGTAAAGTGGATGATGTGTATGCTGTCCTGAAACAGCACAGGACTACAAGCTAG
- the ctdsp1 gene encoding uncharacterized protein ctdsp1 isoform X1 — MSTCAVLLVSQAGCRLSETPQPPLQIDLSEARKPCRHWRLSGGTSHLKEHLDSSDFCHAKDLESPLLHTTFVQTVVLEESMPAENYADQSKQGEQGELRSTWESFDHASDSCMNSVERRNSEDLAENHKLQEQTIHLELCYQVNGEKPEHVLAELSEESSEPCITSEHSESSELSQRDLSENLTLSIPSDMSTLLSPNSSTEQCVLTEDVQTSDLDNSQQMCAIDLGTEGSESTEQLKPPEHLEPPEYNELRGPHTKHPDICEEHECLHEVSLQCEQLNFCEDSLEDPAQQSCGQVSEDACECDYQLSTGSCPPSEHSMASENQMSHVQNDTTADKSMDDFEVCEGNEPFEVGDREEQCVPGEDLVRSSARPQQSERSGEDSECSLVADSQPSEGFAEHCEPSEQCKPCQHLACSYAECRCPSKINTLPEGSQPVQSSPKPEQRAEQDILFCGSMDIFETLWLSQFLIQKKPESLQALEELDCCAHCELPVASPGKVDGNEQMECCEHFVKEEQDASELYGPGLQNSELSDCCSSCKSDGVSEEGSTGCEDPCEQSGVCKIDQECDVHEACVEEYSDGSLESFLDPNIFLEINVEEIISDISTLYEPIEGDSLDSSSEEDYLTCNDRMQYGSETEESFKSCSDEAESDENCSDESDVEKANPFKSEETDAFVHLSMQKMSLMSAYDKIETCHFNVEEHVSSQDDSCEHMTAYEIDQYFKSGNIETGVFGCEGYESSFEEELEGSCPEVEVSHPSCEDDTSAPHIDAEDPEACTGTGDVYGLGLDKDRVAEDEASTSFWTTEHLDKCSDRKIISESGSPKSSVEQCSCSAENACAQSACLLDIICGPLIDVGPCERGEACAEAEKETNETWPVEKGSSDVCSDESHSEESEQKDLDVVLSSQTGFQSADGDIFTEADEPDETNDQSRPHIPYGIEVDVNDGNEAFDASELSQDQIEELEDYANVYTKPCQPEGSSQLIELSRPEHLSADAMIYEESIENCAEQNVENNECGTTHEFFKIADERHNSEASDASEYESDDEELPETCQCDFCLPSIEQVPAKPLLAQVKSKDAGKICVVIDLDETLVHSSFKPVNNADFIIPVEIDGTVHQVYVLKRPHVDEFLKRMGELFECVLFTASLAKYADPVSDLLDKWGAFRSRLFRESCVFHRGNYVKDLSRLGRDLNKVIIVDNSPASYIFHPDNAVPVASWFDDMSDTELLDLIPFFERLSKVDDVYAVLKQHRTTS; from the exons ATGTCAACGTGTGCAGTCCTGCTGGTGTCTCAGGCAGGCTGTCGGCTCAGTGAAACACCCCAGCCCCCTCTCCAGATAGATCTGTCTGAAGCTCGCAAACCTTGCAGACATTGGCGACTTTCTGGAGGGACCAGTCATCTAAAAGAACATCTTGATTCTTCTGATTTCTGCCACGCCAAGGACTTGGAATCTCCTCTTTTACATACCACGTTTGTGCAAACTGTGGTCCTGGAAGAAAGCATGCCAGCAGAAAATTATGCAGATCAGTCCAAGCAAGGGGAGCAAGGAGAGCTCAGAAGTACTTGGGAATCTTTTGATCATGCTTCAGATTCTTGTATGAATTCTGTGGAAAGAAGGAACTCAGAGGACCTTGCAGAAAACCATAAGCTCCAAGAACAAACCATTCATCTGGAACTGTGCTACCAAGTGAATGGAGAAAAACCTGAACATGTGCTAGCAGAGTTGAGTGAAGAAAGCAGTGAGCCCTGCATCACTTCTGAACACAGTGAGTCTTCCGAATTAAGCCAACGTGATCTTTCTGAGAACTTAACGTTGTCCATACCTTCTGATATGTCCACCCTCCTAAGTCCTAATTCATCGACAGAACAGTGTGTATTAACTGAAGATGTTCAGACCTCAGACCTTGATAATTCTCAGCAAATGTGTGCTATTGATCTCGGCACAGAGGGCAGCGAGTCCACGGAGCAACTCAAGCCCCCAGAACATCTTGAACCTCCGGAATATAATGAGCTGAGGGGACCTCATACCAAACATCCAGACATATGTGAAGAGCACGAGTGTCTCCACGAGGTCTCCCTTCAATGTGAACAGCTCAATTTCTGTGAAGATTCCTTGGAAGATCCTGCGCAGCAGTCCTGCGGCCAAGTTTCTGAGGACGCGTGCGAATGCGATTATCAACTTAGCACAGGAAGCTGCCCGCCCTCTGAACACAGCATGGCATCAGAAAACCAAAtgtcacatgtgcaaaatgaCACCACAGCAGACAAATCGATGGATGACTTTGAAGTTTGTGAAGGAAACGAGCCATTTGAAGTAGGTGATCGCGAGGAGCAGTGCGTTCCCGGTGAAGATCTGGTCCGGTCGTCTGCGCGACCACAGCAAAGTGAGCGTTCGGGCGAAGATTCGGAATGCAGCCTTGTTGCAGACTCTCAGCCCTCCGAAGGCTTTGCCGAACATTGTGAGCCCTCAGAACAATGCAAGCCATGTCAACACTTGGCCTGCAGCTATGCTGAGTGCCGCTGCCCGTCCAAAATAAACACGCTGCCTGAAGGAAGCCAACCTGTGCAGAGCAGTCCGAAGCCTGAACAAAGGGCCGAGCAGGACATTCTATTTTGTGGCTCGATGGACATATTTGAGACACTCTGGCTGTCTCAGTTCCTAATTCAGAAGAAGCCAGAGAGCTTACAGGCATTAGAAGAACTCGATTGCTGTGCTCACTGTGAGCTTCCTGTTGCTTCTCCTGGAAAGGTGGATGGGAATGAGCAAATGGAGTGTTGTGAACACTTTGTCAAAGAAGAACAAGATGCTTCTGAACTGTATGGTCCTGGCCTTCAAAACAGTGAGCTCTCTGATTGTTGTAGCTCTTGTAAATCAGATGGTGTTTCCGAAGAAGGTTCAACTGGTTGTGAAGATCCGTGTGAGCAGAGTGGCGTATGCAAGATTGATCAAGAATGCGACGTGCATGAAGCCTGTGTTGAAGAATACTCTGATGGTTCTTTGGAATCTTTTTTGGATCCAAATATCTTCCTTGAGATCAATGTTGAAGAAATTATTTCAGATATTAGCACATTGTATGAACCCATAGAAGGTGATTCGCTGGATTCATCCAGTGAAGAGGATTACCTTACCTGTAATGACAGGATGCAATATGGGTCCGAAACTGAAGAATCGTTTAAATCCTGCTCTGATGAAGCAGAATCAGATGAAAACTGTTCTGATGAATCTGATGTTGAAAAAGCCAACCCTTTTAAGTCTGAGGAGACTGATGCTTTTGTTCATCTTTCCATGCAGAAGATGTCTCTAATGTCAGCTTATGACAAGATTGAAACATGTCACTTCAATGTGGAAGAGCATGTGAGCTCTCAAGACGATTCATGTGAACATATGACTGCATATGAGATAGATCAATATTTTAAGTCGGGAAACATAGAAACAGGAGTCTTTGGATGTGAAGGCTATGAATCCAGTTTTGAAGAAGAGCTTGAAGGTTCGTGTCCCGAGGTAGAGGTCAGTCACCCCAGCTGTGAAGATGACACTAGTGCACCACATATAGATGCTGAGGATCCTGAAGCCTGCACAGGGACAGGTGATGTTTATGGACTAGGCTTAGACAAGGATAGGGTTGCTGAGGATGAAGCATCCACATCTTTTTGGACAACGGAGCATTTGGATAAATGTTCTGATAGAAAGATCATTTCTGAGAGTGGAAGTCCAAAGTCCTCTGTGGAACAATGCAGTTGCTCTGCAGAGAATGCCTGTGCCCAAAGTGCCTGTCTGCTGGATATTATATGTGGTCCGTTGATTGATGTAGGGCCTTGTGAAAGAGGAGAAGCCTGTGctgaagctgaaaaagaaaccaaTGAAACATGGCCTGTGGAAAAAGGAAGCTCAGATGTATGCTCAGATGAATCTCATTCAGAGGAAAGTGAACAAAAGGATTTGGACGTGGTTCTGTCTTCTCAAACGGGCTTTCAAAGTGCAGATGGAGACATCTTCACAGAAGCTGATGAGCCAGACGAAACAAATGATCAAAGCAGGCCCCATATACCCTATGGTATAGAGGTAGACGTTAATGATGGAAACGAAGCGTTTGACGCTTCTGAGCTTTCCCAAGATCAGATAGAGGAGTTGGAGGACTACGCTAACGTCTACACCAAACCCTGTCAACCAGAAGGTTCATCTCAGCTTATTGAATTAAGCAGACCTGAGCATCTGTCAGCAGACGCAATGATATACGAGGAATCCATTGAAAACTGTGCCGAACAAAACGTGGAGAACAATGAGTGCGGCACAACTCATGAATTCTTTAAGATCGCCGATGAAAGACACAACAGTGAGGCGAGCGACGCCTCTGAATACGAGTCCGATGACGAGGAGCTCCCTGAAACGTGCCAGTGTGATTTTTGTCTCCCATCTATTGAGCAG GTCCCAGCTAAGCCGCTGCTTGCTCAGGTTAAGTCTAAAGATGCAGGGAAGATCTGTGTAGTAATCGATCTCGACGAAACACTAGTCCACAGTTCATTCAAG CCGGTGAACAATGCAGATTTTATCATTCCAGTGGAAATTGATGGAACGGTTCACCAG GTCTATGTGTTGAAGAGGCCCCATGTGGACGAGTTCCTTAAACGGATGGGTGAATTGTTTGAATGTGTGCTTTTCACTGCCAGCTTAGCCAAG TACGCAGATCCTGTGTCGGACTTGTTGGATAAGTGGGGTGCCTTCCGCAGTCGGCTTTTTCGAGAATCGTGTGTGTTCCACCGCGGAAACTATGTCAAGGACCTAAGCCGCTTGGGCAGGGACCTGAACAAGGTCATCATCGTGGACAATTCTCCTGCATCATATATCTTCCACCCGGACAATGCT gtacCCGTAGCCTCTTGGTTTGACGACATGTCCGACACAGAGCTGCTCGATCTCATCCCCTTCTTCGAGAGACTGAGTAAAGTGGATGATGTGTATGCTGTCCTGAAACAGCACAGGACTACAAGCTAG
- the ctdsp1 gene encoding carboxy-terminal domain RNA polymerase II polypeptide A small phosphatase 1 isoform X3, with product MDHPSSSIITQVSRDEEANAALQEKGTPTRAASTSKKPRNRGIFHSLFCCLCHEENDQVPVNNNAPLLVEENGTVTKVPAKPLLAQVKSKDAGKICVVIDLDETLVHSSFKPVNNADFIIPVEIDGTVHQVYVLKRPHVDEFLKRMGELFECVLFTASLAKYADPVSDLLDKWGAFRSRLFRESCVFHRGNYVKDLSRLGRDLNKVIIVDNSPASYIFHPDNAVPVASWFDDMSDTELLDLIPFFERLSKVDDVYAVLKQHRTTS from the exons GTACCCCAACACGTGCTGCATCCACATCAAAGAAGCCCCGCAACCGGGGTATATTCCACAGCCTTTTCTGCTGCCTCTGCCATGAGGAAAACGACCAAGTGCCTGTCAACAACAATGCCCCGCTCTTGGTGGAAGAAAACGGAACAGTCACAAAA GTCCCAGCTAAGCCGCTGCTTGCTCAGGTTAAGTCTAAAGATGCAGGGAAGATCTGTGTAGTAATCGATCTCGACGAAACACTAGTCCACAGTTCATTCAAG CCGGTGAACAATGCAGATTTTATCATTCCAGTGGAAATTGATGGAACGGTTCACCAG GTCTATGTGTTGAAGAGGCCCCATGTGGACGAGTTCCTTAAACGGATGGGTGAATTGTTTGAATGTGTGCTTTTCACTGCCAGCTTAGCCAAG TACGCAGATCCTGTGTCGGACTTGTTGGATAAGTGGGGTGCCTTCCGCAGTCGGCTTTTTCGAGAATCGTGTGTGTTCCACCGCGGAAACTATGTCAAGGACCTAAGCCGCTTGGGCAGGGACCTGAACAAGGTCATCATCGTGGACAATTCTCCTGCATCATATATCTTCCACCCGGACAATGCT gtacCCGTAGCCTCTTGGTTTGACGACATGTCCGACACAGAGCTGCTCGATCTCATCCCCTTCTTCGAGAGACTGAGTAAAGTGGATGATGTGTATGCTGTCCTGAAACAGCACAGGACTACAAGCTAG